AACTGGAGCGGACAATATGCGGTTACAGTATATGTGGGCGGGATCCGCTTCTTCAAGCCCATTTCCATTGGCGACCTGGTAGAGATCAATGCCTCTATCATTTATACCGGAAATACCAGCATGCACATCTCTATTGATGTATGGGCAGGCAATCCCCGGCAACAACAAAAACAAAAGACCACTCACTGCGTCATGGTTTTTGCCGCCGTAGATGATAACGGGAAAACGGTACCGGTACCCAAATGGACGCCCCAAACGGCCAATGAAATCAGCATGGAAAGCTATGCCCGGAAGCTGATGGATTTAAGAAAAGATATTGACGAAGAGATGAAACCATATATGTGACGGCAACTAGACTGTGAACTGCATTTCACTTAATGTTTTGTACAATCCACCATCCATGCCAATCAGTTCTGCGTGGGTGCCTTCCTCTACGATGCTGCCTTTGTCCAGCACGATGATTTTATCTGCTTGTCTTACCGTGGCAAGACGATGCGCAATGACGATAGACGTACGTCCTTCCATCAACTTGTCCAATGCGTCCTGTACCAGTTTCTCCGACTCGGAATCAAGTGCGGAAGTGGCTTCATCGAGGATGAGTATCCTGGGGTTTTTAAGCGCCGCGCGGGCTATGGCAATACGCTGGCGTTGCCCACCTGATAACTGGATGCCACGTTCTCCCACCACGGTGTCAAGTTTCAGCGGAAACCGCTGTATAAATTCCCAGGCATTGGCTTGTCTTGCGGCAGCTTCCATTTCGGCGTCAGTGGCGTCTGGTTTGCCATAGGCAATGTTTTCGCGGATAGTACCCCCAAAGAGGAAGACATCCTGCGGCACAACAGCCATCTGTGCCCGCAACTCCGACAAAGGAATGGTGTTCCCTGGTTTGCCATCGAAAGAAATGCTGCCACTTACCGGATCATAGAGTCTTAGCAGCAACGACACAATAGTGCTCTTTCCGGCGCCGCTGGGACCTACCAGGGCTACCTTCTGATCTGCATACACATCAAAGGATACGTCATTCATAATGGTCAGATCCGGCCGGGATGGATAATGAAAAGAGATGTCGCGGAAGCTGATTTGTCCACCCAGCTGATTTTCCGGCTGGATGATCTTTACCGGCGTAATATCTTCTTCAGGTTCATCCAGGATTTCCAGCAGGTGTTCTGTAGCGCCGATACTTTTCTGCAGGTTGGTATATACTTCTGCTAAGCCGGCAATGGAGCCGCCTATAAATACGGAGTAAAGTACAAATGATAACAATTCCG
The Chitinophaga sp. MM2321 DNA segment above includes these coding regions:
- a CDS encoding acyl-CoA thioesterase; the protein is MDSIYHTITLRFLAEPSDINFGGKVHGGSVMKWIDSAGYTCAANWSGQYAVTVYVGGIRFFKPISIGDLVEINASIIYTGNTSMHISIDVWAGNPRQQQKQKTTHCVMVFAAVDDNGKTVPVPKWTPQTANEISMESYARKLMDLRKDIDEEMKPYM
- a CDS encoding ABC transporter transmembrane domain-containing protein is translated as MQRDTGTDTPKQRLKMASLKKTFRLFHYVKPYWPQFALGLFFLLVSSLAGLAFPKLLGQLVDPKSSTDLLHGMNKAGLLLLAVLVAQSIFSFFRIILFVNVTEKTLAMLRQTIYSHLIKLPMKFFLERRVGELSSRISSDISLLQETFTTTLAEFIRQMIIIVGGIVILLITSWKLTAFMLAILPIMMVAAVVFGKFIRRFSKQVQEQVAAANTVVEETLQGIMNVKAFANEYFEIARYRQRTNEAARIGMKGGKYRGAFSSFIILGIFGALVAVIWRGVAMGLSTPELLSFVLYSVFIGGSIAGLAEVYTNLQKSIGATEHLLEILDEPEEDITPVKIIQPENQLGGQISFRDISFHYPSRPDLTIMNDVSFDVYADQKVALVGPSGAGKSTIVSLLLRLYDPVSGSISFDGKPGNTIPLSELRAQMAVVPQDVFLFGGTIRENIAYGKPDATDAEMEAAARQANAWEFIQRFPLKLDTVVGERGIQLSGGQRQRIAIARAALKNPRILILDEATSALDSESEKLVQDALDKLMEGRTSIVIAHRLATVRQADKIIVLDKGSIVEEGTHAELIGMDGGLYKTLSEMQFTV